From Salvia splendens isolate huo1 chromosome 3, SspV2, whole genome shotgun sequence, a single genomic window includes:
- the LOC121795221 gene encoding U-box domain-containing protein 33-like, producing MAVMEIPGAVNIIRYREIDLARLSLRGSMRGEPEIVQELEPRTTPSPALREEMMYVALGKDVKESEKTLMWALHNSRGMKICVLHIHQPAQKIPVLGTKVAISRLQENQVNAYHENERQDMVKIIDKYIRVCERSGVRAEKLCKEMDSIEKGIVQLIYEHEIKWLAMGAAADKSYSRKMNEPKSKKAIHVRLEAPTFCQIWFICKGNHIYTRESKLDGINIEVDSPPVQASSNSEAVQTWRSRSLAEGERGQMELQSSAPNHRRFMSENNGMHFSSPGRGSPHSNLNQERNSDWDNQSRRTPSVGSRFSTCLSSEIINDSIVNHLSSIHNHGEYRSSSVTSSAIDGNMDDELYTRLEQFVEEAQSSQKEAYEESLKRKKAEKDAIDAFRRAKESNAMHAEEQRHRREIEEALSRAREEADNMIWQLREVTEALRVAEEQKLSLEHQIVDSDKMVEQLEQKMFAAVELLQRYKKERDELQVERDSVLKAAEDLRKRRAEEASSSSVSQFFSEFSFFEIEESTAHFSQTLKIGEGGYGSIYRGDLRHTQVAIKMLHPNSSQGPFEFQQEVNILSKLRHPNIITLVGACPEAWALVYEYLSNGSLEDRLTCRNNTPPLPWKTRIRIAAELCSSLIFLHSCRPEGIVHGDLKPANVLLDGNFVSKLSDFGICRKLPHEELSENTTLCWMTEPKGTLLYMDPEFLATGELTSKSDVYSFGIILLRLLTGRPALGIAKEVQYALDNGNLKDLLDPTAGDWPFVQAKQLAHLALSCADKNRGSRPELDSEVWRVLEPMKRFCGVSSILDSEEQSQIPAYFICPIFQEIMQDPVVAADGFTYESEALKGWLESGHDTSPMTNLKLPNSDLVPNHTLRSAIQEWLHQS from the exons ATGGCTGTGATGGAAATTCCGGGGGCCGTTAACATAATTCGGTACCGGGAGATCGATTTGGCTCGTTTGAGTTTGAGAGGAAGTATGAGGGGTGAGCCGGAAATTGTGCAAGAATTGGAGCCTAGAACGACACCGTCTCCTGCTCTTAGGGAGGAGATGATGTATGTGGCTTTGGGGAAAGATGTGAAGGAGAGTGAGAAGACGCTGATGTGGGCGTTGCATAATTCTAGAGGGATGAAGATTTGTGTTCTTCATATTCATCAACCTGCTCAGAAAATACCAGTGT TGGGTACTAAGGTTGCAATTAGTAGGTTGCAAGAAAATCAAGTGAACGCGTATCATGAAAATGAAAGACAAGATATGGTTAAGATTATTGACAAGTATATCCGAGTATGTGAACGATCAGGG GTGAGAGCTGAGAAATTGTGCAAAGAAATGGACTCTATTGAGAAAGGCATAGTCCAGCTCATATACGAACATGAGATAAAATGGCTTGCCATGGGAGCAGCAGCTGATAAATCTTATTCGAG AAAAATGAATGAGCCCAAGTCTAAGAAAGCAATCCATGTGCGCTTGGAAGCACCTACATTCTGCCAAATTTGGTTCATATGCAAAGGAAACCACATTTATACAAG GGAAAGTAAATTAGATGGAATTAACATAGAGGTAGACTCTCCACCAGTTCAAGCAAGTTCGAATTCTGAAGCTGTGCAGACCTGGAGATCACGCTCACTTGCTGAAGGGGAAAGGGGTCAAATGGAGCTTCAAAGTTCAGCACCTAATCACCGTAGGTTCATGTCTGAAAATAATGGTATGCACTTTAGCAGCCCTGGAAGAGGTTCTCCTCATAGCAATTTGAATCAAGAACGTAACTCTGACTGGGACAACCAATCAAGGAGAACTCCTTCAGTAGGTTCACGCTTTTCTACTTGTTTGTCTAGTGAAATAATTAACGATTCTATTGTAAACCACCTGTCAAGCATTCACAACCATGGGGAGTATCGTTCATCTTCAGTGACATCCAGTGCTATA GATGGCAATATGGATGATGAACTCTATACTAGGCTTGAGCAATTTGTGGAGGAAGCACAAAGTTCCCAGAAAGAAGCTTATGAGGAATCACTCAAGCGTAAGAAAGCTGAAAAAGATGCCATTGATGCTTTTCGCCGA GCCAAAGAATCTAACGCGATGCATGCCGAGGAGCAAAGACACAGAAGAGAAATCGAAGAAGCACTATCAAGAGCTAGAGAAGAAGCTGATAATATGATATGGCAACTCCGTGAGGTCACGGAAGCACTCAGAGTTGCTGAGGAACAGAAGCTTTCCCTAGAGCATCAAATTGTGGATTCCGATAAGATGGTGGAGCAGCTGGAACAAAAAATGTTTGCTGCTGTTGAACTTTTGCAGAGGTacaaaaaggaaagagatgAATTACAGGTTGAGAGAGATAGTGTCCTCAAGGCAGCGGAGGATCTGAGGAAAAGACGAGCCGAGGAAGCATCAAGTTCATCTGTATCTCAGTTCTTTTCTGAGTTCTCTTTCTTCGAAATTGAAGAGTCAACAGCACACTTTAGCCAAACCTTGAAGATCGGTGAAGGCGGTTATGGGAGTATATATCGAGGGGACCTTCGACATACTCAAGTAGCTATAAAAATGTTGCATCCAAATAGCTCGCAAGGACCTTTCGAATTTCAGCAGGAG GTAAATATCCTGAGTAAGCTGAGGCATCCAAACATAATCACCTTGGTAGGAGCTTGCCCAGAAGCTTGGGCCCTCGTTTATGAGTACCTATCCAATGGAAGTCTTGAAGATCGCCTCACTTGCAGAAACAATACACCGCCATTGCCATGGAAAACTAGAATCCGTATAGCAGCAGAGCTATGCTCTTCTCTCATCTTTTTGCATTCTTGCcgccctgagggaattgtccatGGTGATCTGAAGCCTGCCAATGTACTGCTTGATGGCAACTTTGTTTCCAAGCTTAGTGATTTCGGAATATGCCGCAAGCTCCCTCATGAAGAGTTATCAGAAAACACGACGCTATGTTGGATGACAGAACCAAAGGGGACACTTCTGTACATGGATCCGGAATTCCTCGCAACAGGAGAGCTCACTTCAAAGTCTGACGTGTATTCCTTTGGAATTATATTATTGCGGTTGTTAACAGGAAGACCTGCACTGGGGATCGCCAAGGAAGTTCAATATGCATTAGATAACGGTAACTTGAAAGATCTACTCGACCCAACAGCTGGCGACTGGCCATTCGTGCAAGCAAAACAGTTAGCTCACCTTGCCCTCAGCTGTGCTGACAAGAACCGTGGCTCTCGACCAGAACTTGATTCTGAGGTGTGGAGGGTGCTCGAACCAATGAAAAGATTCTGCGGGGTTTCGTCCATCCTTGACTCTGAAGAGCAGAGCCAGATTCCTGCATACTTCATCTGTCCTATCTTTCAG GAAATCATGCAAGATCCTGTGGTTGCAGCCGATGGGTTTACGTATGAATCTGAAGCGTTAAAGGGATGGCTGGAGAGTGGGCATGATACATCTCCCATGACTAACCTAAAGCTTCCAAACTCCGATCTGGTGCCTAACCACACTCTCCGTTCTGCAATACAAGAGTGGCTGCACCAATCCTGA
- the LOC121795224 gene encoding 2Fe-2S ferredoxin-like encodes MIMFFSRFCKLGVHAIRNLEKSPTLTARTLYFPKAHNQYLGSLINKLFFSTAAQANSEHRNEEKEKINVIFCNKDGEEVHIQVPVGMSMLEAAHENGIELEGACEGSLACSTCHVIMMDVDQYNKLSEPTDEENDMLDLAFGLSETSRLGCQIIAKPELDGLRLAIPAATRNFAVDGFKPKPQ; translated from the exons ATGATTATGTTCTTTTCGAGGTTTTGTAAGCTAGGAGTTCATGCTATCAGGAACTTGGAAAAAT CTCCTACTCTAACAGCAAGGACTTTATACTTCCCCAAGGCTCATAATCAGTATTTAGGATCCCTG ataaacaaattatttttcaGTACAGCAGCTCAAGCAAACTCAGAGCACAGAAATGAAGAAAAGGAAAA AATAAATGTGATATTTTGCAACAAAGATGGAGAAGAGGTGCATATACAGGTCCCAGTTGGAATGTCAATGCTAGAAGCTGCACACGAGAACGGCATAGAGCTTGAAG GAGCATGTGAAGGGTCTCTTGCTTGTTCCACCTGTCATGTGATCATGATG GACGTGGACCAATATAACAAATTATCTGAGCCAACCGATGAGGAGAATGACATGTTAGATCTGGCATTTGGCCTATCCGAAAC ATCTCGTCTAGGTTGTCAAATTATCGCCAAACCCGAACTTGATGGACTTCGTTTAGCCATACCTGCAGCTACACGGAACTTTGCGGTCGATGGATTTAAGCCAAAACCTCAATAA
- the LOC121795222 gene encoding SKP1-like protein 21 isoform X3, whose amino-acid sequence MTEADSEIIKPEMLKAYVWLQTSDGSIQQVEQEVAMYCPFISQEIHAGMGSCKNYPISLPSRVNPSMLSLILDYCRFHQVPGRSNKERKSFDEKFVRMDTKRLCELTSAADSLQLKSLVDLTSRALARVIEGKTPEEIREIFHLPDDLTEEEKLEPIKNTMDDPRIRLLNRLYARKRKELKERERLKNVEIEEERGDDRSVDDLLSFINGGGEDSKGTRTSKNKKRSRKRKDLKNASSNCTSTSNNTSSLSNDVDVNKKETNELHSESGNPSLHNKLLNDVCNATKLLDIEDDGLAAEDEFDGIDPVLKEKLDREVEDFARRLNSDWPEIMQDILSRSQERRPLPLSVNKNGSLRRYTSSDQPHK is encoded by the exons ATGACAGAAGCTGATAGTGAAATTATAAAACCAGAG ATGCTAAAGGCGTATGTGTGGCTTCAAACTTCTGATGGTTCGATACAGCAAGTAGAGCAAGAAGTGGCCATGTATTGCCCATTTATATCTCAAGAAATACATGCTGGCATGGGATCTTGCAAGAATTATCCCATCTCTCTTCCTTCACGTGTCAATCCTTCCATGCTGAGCTTGATACTTGATTATTGCCGATTCCATCAAGTGCCAGGACGTTCCAACAAG GAGAGGAAGTCATTCGATGAGAAGTTTGTTCGAATGGATACTAAAAGGCTTTGTGAACTGACATCTGCTGCTGACAGCCTACAGCTGAAGTCGCTGGTTGATCTCACTAGTCGGGCTCTTGCACGGGTAATTGAAGGGAAGACTCCAGAAGAGATCCGAGAGATATTTCATCTCCCTGATGATCTTACAGAG GAGGAAAAGTTGGAACCTATAAAAAATACCATGGATGATCCGAGGATTCGGCTATTGAATAGATTGTATGCTAGGAAGAGGAAAGAAttaaaagaaagagagaggttAAAG AATGTTGAGATCGAAGAGGAACGTGGGGATGATCGTTCAGTCGATGACTTGTTATCATTTATTAATGGAGGTGGTGAAG ATTCTAAGGGGACCAGAACTTCTAAGAATAAAAAGAGGAGCCGTAAAAGGAAAGATCTCAAGAATGCTTCTTCAAACTGCACGAGTACTTCAAACAATACCTCTTCTTTAAGCAATGATGTAGATGTGAACAAGAAG GAAACAAATGAGCTTCATTCCGAGTCTGGTAATCCTTCATTACATAACAAGCTTCTTAATGATGTATGTAATGCAACTAAGTTGCTCGACATTGAAGATGATGGATTAGCAGCTGAGGACGAGTTTGATGGGATTGATCCtgtattaaaagaaaaacttgATAG GGAAGTAGAAGACTTTGCGAGAAGGTTAAATTCAGATTGGCCAGAAATAATGCAAGATATTCTTTCTCGGAGTCAGGAGAGAAGACCATTACCATTATCAGTTAATAAAAATGGTTCCTTGAGGAGATATACAA GCTCAGATCAGCCCCACAAATGA
- the LOC121795222 gene encoding SKP1-like protein 21 isoform X1, translated as MTEADSEIIKPEMLKAYVWLQTSDGSIQQVEQEVAMYCPFISQEIHAGMGSCKNYPISLPSRVNPSMLSLILDYCRFHQVPGRSNKERKSFDEKFVRMDTKRLCELTSAADSLQLKSLVDLTSRALARVIEGKTPEEIREIFHLPDDLTEEEKLEPIKNTMDDPRIRLLNRLYARKRKELKERERLKNVEIEEERGDDRSVDDLLSFINGGGEDSKGTRTSKNKKRSRKRKDLKNASSNCTSTSNNTSSLSNDVDVNKKETNELHSESGNPSLHNKLLNDVCNATKLLDIEDDGLAAEDEFDGIDPVLKEKLDREVEDFARRLNSDWPEIMQDILSRSQERRPLPLSVNKNGSLRRYTTGICGNNICTSSKIWPLI; from the exons ATGACAGAAGCTGATAGTGAAATTATAAAACCAGAG ATGCTAAAGGCGTATGTGTGGCTTCAAACTTCTGATGGTTCGATACAGCAAGTAGAGCAAGAAGTGGCCATGTATTGCCCATTTATATCTCAAGAAATACATGCTGGCATGGGATCTTGCAAGAATTATCCCATCTCTCTTCCTTCACGTGTCAATCCTTCCATGCTGAGCTTGATACTTGATTATTGCCGATTCCATCAAGTGCCAGGACGTTCCAACAAG GAGAGGAAGTCATTCGATGAGAAGTTTGTTCGAATGGATACTAAAAGGCTTTGTGAACTGACATCTGCTGCTGACAGCCTACAGCTGAAGTCGCTGGTTGATCTCACTAGTCGGGCTCTTGCACGGGTAATTGAAGGGAAGACTCCAGAAGAGATCCGAGAGATATTTCATCTCCCTGATGATCTTACAGAG GAGGAAAAGTTGGAACCTATAAAAAATACCATGGATGATCCGAGGATTCGGCTATTGAATAGATTGTATGCTAGGAAGAGGAAAGAAttaaaagaaagagagaggttAAAG AATGTTGAGATCGAAGAGGAACGTGGGGATGATCGTTCAGTCGATGACTTGTTATCATTTATTAATGGAGGTGGTGAAG ATTCTAAGGGGACCAGAACTTCTAAGAATAAAAAGAGGAGCCGTAAAAGGAAAGATCTCAAGAATGCTTCTTCAAACTGCACGAGTACTTCAAACAATACCTCTTCTTTAAGCAATGATGTAGATGTGAACAAGAAG GAAACAAATGAGCTTCATTCCGAGTCTGGTAATCCTTCATTACATAACAAGCTTCTTAATGATGTATGTAATGCAACTAAGTTGCTCGACATTGAAGATGATGGATTAGCAGCTGAGGACGAGTTTGATGGGATTGATCCtgtattaaaagaaaaacttgATAG GGAAGTAGAAGACTTTGCGAGAAGGTTAAATTCAGATTGGCCAGAAATAATGCAAGATATTCTTTCTCGGAGTCAGGAGAGAAGACCATTACCATTATCAGTTAATAAAAATGGTTCCTTGAGGAGATATACAA CAGGAATCTGTGGCAATAACATCTGCACGTCAAGCAAAATATGGCCGCTTATATGA
- the LOC121795222 gene encoding SKP1-like protein 21 isoform X4, translating to MTEADSEIIKPEMLKAYVWLQTSDGSIQQVEQEVAMYCPFISQEIHAGMGSCKNYPISLPSRVNPSMLSLILDYCRFHQVPGRSNKERKSFDEKFVRMDTKRLCELTSAADSLQLKSLVDLTSRALARVIEGKTPEEIREIFHLPDDLTEEEKLEPIKNTMDDPRIRLLNRLYARKRKELKERERLKNVEIEEERGDDRSVDDLLSFINGGGEDSKGTRTSKNKKRSRKRKDLKNASSNCTSTSNNTSSLSNDVDVNKKETNELHSESDDGLAAEDEFDGIDPVLKEKLDREVEDFARRLNSDWPEIMQDILSRSQERRPLPLSVNKNGSLRRYTTGICGNNICTSSKIWPLI from the exons ATGACAGAAGCTGATAGTGAAATTATAAAACCAGAG ATGCTAAAGGCGTATGTGTGGCTTCAAACTTCTGATGGTTCGATACAGCAAGTAGAGCAAGAAGTGGCCATGTATTGCCCATTTATATCTCAAGAAATACATGCTGGCATGGGATCTTGCAAGAATTATCCCATCTCTCTTCCTTCACGTGTCAATCCTTCCATGCTGAGCTTGATACTTGATTATTGCCGATTCCATCAAGTGCCAGGACGTTCCAACAAG GAGAGGAAGTCATTCGATGAGAAGTTTGTTCGAATGGATACTAAAAGGCTTTGTGAACTGACATCTGCTGCTGACAGCCTACAGCTGAAGTCGCTGGTTGATCTCACTAGTCGGGCTCTTGCACGGGTAATTGAAGGGAAGACTCCAGAAGAGATCCGAGAGATATTTCATCTCCCTGATGATCTTACAGAG GAGGAAAAGTTGGAACCTATAAAAAATACCATGGATGATCCGAGGATTCGGCTATTGAATAGATTGTATGCTAGGAAGAGGAAAGAAttaaaagaaagagagaggttAAAG AATGTTGAGATCGAAGAGGAACGTGGGGATGATCGTTCAGTCGATGACTTGTTATCATTTATTAATGGAGGTGGTGAAG ATTCTAAGGGGACCAGAACTTCTAAGAATAAAAAGAGGAGCCGTAAAAGGAAAGATCTCAAGAATGCTTCTTCAAACTGCACGAGTACTTCAAACAATACCTCTTCTTTAAGCAATGATGTAGATGTGAACAAGAAG GAAACAAATGAGCTTCATTCCGAGTCTG ATGATGGATTAGCAGCTGAGGACGAGTTTGATGGGATTGATCCtgtattaaaagaaaaacttgATAG GGAAGTAGAAGACTTTGCGAGAAGGTTAAATTCAGATTGGCCAGAAATAATGCAAGATATTCTTTCTCGGAGTCAGGAGAGAAGACCATTACCATTATCAGTTAATAAAAATGGTTCCTTGAGGAGATATACAA CAGGAATCTGTGGCAATAACATCTGCACGTCAAGCAAAATATGGCCGCTTATATGA
- the LOC121795222 gene encoding SKP1-like protein 21 isoform X2, which yields MTEADSEIIKPEMLKAYVWLQTSDGSIQQVEQEVAMYCPFISQEIHAGMGSCKNYPISLPSRVNPSMLSLILDYCRFHQVPGRSNKERKSFDEKFVRMDTKRLCELTSAADSLQLKSLVDLTSRALARVIEGKTPEEIREIFHLPDDLTEEEKLEPIKNTMDDPRIRLLNRLYARKRKELKERERLKNVEIEEERGDDRSVDDLLSFINGGGEDSKGTRTSKNKKRSRKRKDLKNASSNCTSTSNNTSSLSNDVDVNKKETNELHSESGNPSLHNKLLNDVCNATKLLDIEDDGLAAEDEFDGIDPVLKEKLDREVEDFARRLNSDWPEIMQDILSRSQERRPLPLSVNKNGSLRRYTRICGNNICTSSKIWPLI from the exons ATGACAGAAGCTGATAGTGAAATTATAAAACCAGAG ATGCTAAAGGCGTATGTGTGGCTTCAAACTTCTGATGGTTCGATACAGCAAGTAGAGCAAGAAGTGGCCATGTATTGCCCATTTATATCTCAAGAAATACATGCTGGCATGGGATCTTGCAAGAATTATCCCATCTCTCTTCCTTCACGTGTCAATCCTTCCATGCTGAGCTTGATACTTGATTATTGCCGATTCCATCAAGTGCCAGGACGTTCCAACAAG GAGAGGAAGTCATTCGATGAGAAGTTTGTTCGAATGGATACTAAAAGGCTTTGTGAACTGACATCTGCTGCTGACAGCCTACAGCTGAAGTCGCTGGTTGATCTCACTAGTCGGGCTCTTGCACGGGTAATTGAAGGGAAGACTCCAGAAGAGATCCGAGAGATATTTCATCTCCCTGATGATCTTACAGAG GAGGAAAAGTTGGAACCTATAAAAAATACCATGGATGATCCGAGGATTCGGCTATTGAATAGATTGTATGCTAGGAAGAGGAAAGAAttaaaagaaagagagaggttAAAG AATGTTGAGATCGAAGAGGAACGTGGGGATGATCGTTCAGTCGATGACTTGTTATCATTTATTAATGGAGGTGGTGAAG ATTCTAAGGGGACCAGAACTTCTAAGAATAAAAAGAGGAGCCGTAAAAGGAAAGATCTCAAGAATGCTTCTTCAAACTGCACGAGTACTTCAAACAATACCTCTTCTTTAAGCAATGATGTAGATGTGAACAAGAAG GAAACAAATGAGCTTCATTCCGAGTCTGGTAATCCTTCATTACATAACAAGCTTCTTAATGATGTATGTAATGCAACTAAGTTGCTCGACATTGAAGATGATGGATTAGCAGCTGAGGACGAGTTTGATGGGATTGATCCtgtattaaaagaaaaacttgATAG GGAAGTAGAAGACTTTGCGAGAAGGTTAAATTCAGATTGGCCAGAAATAATGCAAGATATTCTTTCTCGGAGTCAGGAGAGAAGACCATTACCATTATCAGTTAATAAAAATGGTTCCTTGAGGAGATATACAA GAATCTGTGGCAATAACATCTGCACGTCAAGCAAAATATGGCCGCTTATATGA